The sequence below is a genomic window from Flavobacterium lipolyticum.
TTTGGATTTCGCAAAAGATTATTGTGCGAAAAAATGATCTAGGACAAACAATTGGCTTTGCCGGAATAGCCCGCGATATTACTGAAATTAGAAATATTGAGAACGACAAAAGAAAACGTCTCAAGAAAATCGAGTCGTATAACAATTCGATTAACAAACTCTCGACTACAGATTTTAGTCAATACAACAATTTAAATACGGTTATTGATTACATCATAAAAGAAGCCGCAATTGTAACCAAAACCAATCGGGTGAGCTTCTGGAAATGTCATAAAGACTTAATCAGCTGCAAGAATCTTTTCAGCATTGACAAACAACATCTTAATGACAAAAATATATTGGACAAACAATCTTATCCAATTTACTTTGAAACACTTAAAAACAAAGCAATCATAAATGCCCCAGATGTTTTCAATAAACTCGAAACATCCGAATTTCAAAAATTGTACTTTACCAAAAACCACATCAAATCGATGCTGGATGTACCTATCTTTTTAAACGGACAGCTTGTTGGAGTTGTTTGTTTTGAAAGCACCGAAGAAAAAAGAAACTGGGACAACGAGGACATCAATTACGCCCGTACCATTTCGGATGTAATCTCATTGGCAATCTCCTCACAAATGCGTTTGGAAGCTGAAAAAAAATTAGAATTCAAAAGCCAGCTATTGTCTGCACTTTCCCTGTGTACCGAGAAATTTCTGATGAGTAAATCTACTCAGGAAATGTTTCAGGAAACCTACAATTTAATTGGAAAAGCAGCCAAAGTAGACCATATGTACTACTACGAAAAAGATTTCACAACAAATACTGTAAGCCAGAAATACAAATGGTCCAGACAGGGTATTGAGCATCAGATCACAAAATTACAACGATTAACAAAAGATCAATTGCAAGAAATTTATGAGGCTGCTCAGAACAAAAAAATCGTCAACACCCTTACCCGCAAACTCGACGATACTTTTTTTAAACAACTACTGATTGCCAATGAAATCAAATCGATTCTGATACTACCGCTGTACATCAACGATATTTTTACCGGATTCATAGGCTTCGACGATTGCACCAAAGAACGAAAATGGTCTGAAGAAGAAATTTATATCTTTCAGGTCCTGGCAAATAACATCTCATCGGCACTGGAAAGAAACCGAAACGAAACCAAAATTCTCGAAAGTGAGGAAAAATTCAAATTAATCGCCAACAACATTCCCGGCACGGTATACTTGTCCAAATTTGATGCTTTCTCCACTAAGATATTTCTTAATGATGAAATTTTAAACCTTACCGGTTATTCCAAATCAGAATTTATTGAGAATAATTTATCCTTTTTATCTCTTATTCATCCTGATGACAAAGACGAAGTGGTCAACAACCAAATCGATAATTTACAAAGTGGAATGCCACTGCACAATGTATATCGCATCCGACGGAAAACCGGTGAATTTATCTGGGTAGAAGAATTTGGAGACGTGATTAAAAAAGGGGATGAAATTGAATTTGTGGGTGGAATTTATTTCGACATTACCAACAAAAAAGAAAGTGAAGATGCCATAAAAGCCAAACAGCTTGCCGAGGCAGCCAATAAATCTAAATCAGATTTCCTGGCCAATATGTCGCATGAAATCAGAACTCCTTTGAATGGTATTATTGGTTTCACACATTTACTGATGAATACCGGCCTTGAAGAAATTCAGGAAAAATACATGACCACGATCAACCAATCGGCGCATTCACTACTGGATATCATCAATGACATTCTTGACTTTTCTAAAATCGAAGCGGGAAAACTGGAACTTTTTATCGATCTATACGACATCAAAAAAGTACTCGGACAAGTTTTTGATTTAATCGTCTACGAATCCAATCAAAAAAATCTGCAGTTAGAATTAAATGTCGCACCCGATGTCCCTAAATACATCTGGACAGATATTGTGCGTATCAAACAAATCTTAATTAATCTGCTTTCAAATGCTGTTAAGTTTACCAACGAAGGTTCTATCAAACTTAATGTTTCAGTTCTGGAAAAAAGCAACAACAACGATTGCATAATCCGATTTTCGGTGGTGGATACCGGAATTGGAATTCTCGAAAAAAATCAGAAGAAAATCTTCAAAGCCTTTTCTCAGGAGGATAGCTCTACGACGAGAAAATTTGGAGGTACGGGATTAGGACTCACTATTTCAAATCAATTGCTCGCTTTAATGGAAAGCCGCTTACAGTTAGAAAGTAAAATCGACGTAGGAAGTAATTTTTATTTCGACCTGAACTTAAAAACTAGCAATCAAAGCATTAGCGAGAAATACAATACCGAACTTCAAACTATCGGTCTCGAACTAAATTCTGACGACCCGGTTTCAAATCAAAAAAACATTACCTTTTTGATTGTTGAAGACAACAAGGTCAACATGCTGCTTTTAAAAACCATCATCAAAAATTTGTATAGCGGTGCCTACATACACGAATGCGAAAATGGTTACGAGGCCGTAAGTCAATTTGAAAACATCAATCCTGATTTGGTTTTCATGGACATTCAGATGCCTATTATGAACGGTTATGAAACCACAAGAGCTATCAGAAATACCATTACAGGAAAAGACATTCCGATCATTGCCGTGACAGCTGGTGCCGAAAAAGAGGAACGCAACAAATGCCTTTCTGCGGGAATGAATGACTACATCTCTAAGCCCATAATGAAAGGTAGTGTAGAAGAAGCTTTGGTAAAATGGTTAAAATAACGCAAAACTAAATTCGGCTATTACGTCATTATTCCTAAAAAAAATATAAATTCGTACAACACAAACCTTTACGAACTAAAATTCAATTACTATGAAATGGAAAGGAACGCGAGAAAGCGATAATGTTGAAGACCGAAGATCAATTTCTGGCGGAAAAGTTGCCATTGGCGGTGGAGTTATCGGTATAATTATTCTATTATTAAATGTTTTTGGTGGTGAAACCGGCCAAACTGTAGGTAATGTATTAGAGCAAATGCAAGGCGGACAACAAACCACTGAAACTGCTGCCCCATTGAGTAAAGAAGATGAAGAAATGGGACATTTCGTAAGATCTGTTCTGGCTAAAACGGAAGACACCTGGGAGAAAAAATTCGCAGCAGAAGGACTTACTTATAAAAAACCTAAATTGGTTCTCTTTAAAGGCTCTGAACAAACTGCATGTGGTGGAGCTTCATCTGCATCCGGGCCGTTTTATTGCCCGGGAGACCAAAAAGTATATATGGATTTAGGCTTCTTTGAAGAACTAAAAACTAAATTTGGTGCCCAAGGTGGGGATTTCGCTATTGCGTACGTTATAGCACACGAAATAGGCCATCACATACAAACACTGCTGGGAACCTCGGCAAAAATGCGACAGGCACAGGAAGGAAAAAGTGAAGCAGAAGCCAATAAACTGTCTGTAGCCCTGGAATTACAAGCCGACTTTTATGCCGGAGTATGGGCTCATGACAACCAACAATATATAGAAGCTGGCGATATCGAAGAAGCTTTAAGTGCAGCCAACGCCGTTGGAGACGACGCCATTCAAAGCAAAATGCAGGGACAAGTGGTTCCGGATTCCTTTACTCACGGTACATCCGCACAGAGAATGTTCTGGTTCAAAAAAGGTTTCCAAACCGGAGACATCAAACAAGGTAATACCTTTGATGAAATAAGATAGTTCACAAACTAAATTATAATAAACAAAAAAGCATGATTTTTTTTGAATCATGCTTTTTTTTCAAAATATCAAAAAAAGTACTTTTATTAAGACAAGAGTATTTTTTTTTAATTTATAACTGTAAAACTTTATATAATCTTAATTTACGTTAAACTTTCATAAAGAGAGTCTATATGAGGAAACCCTCTTAAGTCTATAACATTTGTGCTTTGTCTTCTACCTTTCCATTTCATACCACCTACCACAGTTTTCATTTCCTTACCAGAAAGAGTTTTTACAGAACTCAAATCCATTTTTTTAATTGTTTTTTTCATTGGTTAAATTTTTAGTATTAATAAATCAATAATCTAACAAGAACATCTTATGACTTTACCAGATAGACTACTGTTTCAAATATAAGACTTTATCCTTATAACAATGCAATAACAATAAGTTTTTACTTAAAAAAAATAAGTACTAATATTTAAAAGTTAAATTTCAAATCAATACCCATTTTTGAGCTTGAGATTTTAAACACAAAAATCGAAAACCCAATTACAACAACAAAAAAAAGCGTGATTTCTCAATCATTCTTTTTTTGGTTAAAAACGATCCGAACTTATGTTGATTATTTTGAAACCTTAAATGTTGTAGCATACTTAGCGAGTTCTCCATAAAGATCAAAACAAACATTTTCTTGCTGTTCTGGTCTATTACCTACATAACAAATAACACAATATCCTTTTATCATTCAGAGTAATGAATATAAATAAAAACCCCTGAATCGAAATTGTCCTTTAGATTTTTTTGTAATTATTGGGGTTTATTACAAATTATTCAAATTCCAAATTTTAAATTCGATTCAGGAGAAATGCTAGGATCTACCTTACAGTGCTACCATTTTTACTTTATTAAACCATACTCTTATAGGTTAAGTACTTATTTTTTTTTACACTGTAAAGGTAGCACTGAATTTCAACCTATTACATGATTAAAATCATAGGAGATTATTTTTTTTATTTGATCATGAAATTCTGTAGCTGATCTGCTCTTTGCTCTTCTGGACGATACTACCCTATAACTTAAATCATAGTGCTTTACACTATGCTGTTGCTAAGGCTCTTTCAGAGCAACTACTTACTATATTACCCACAAAGCTCGAAACGGAAGCCTGAAACTTGGAATTCGGAATTTGAAACCTGAAACCTGAAACCTGAAACTTAAAACCCAAAACTCGAAACTTGAAACCCGAAACTTGAAACCCGAAACTTGAAACTTGAAACCTAGAACCCGAAACTTCAAACCTGAAACTTCAAACCTGAATTTATCAAATCCTCAAGGCTTCGTTTTTGTATAAACACAAAAAAAGCCTTGAATTTCTTCAAGGCTTTGATTTCTGGGTGGCTGACCGGGTTCGAACCGGCGACCCGCGGCACCACAAACCGCTACTCTAACCAACTGAGCTACAACCACCATTTTTTTTTGCTTCTGCATTTCTGCTTAGCGAGTGCAAATATATAACTAATGTTGAGTTCTACAAAGAAAAAAATGAAAAATTTACAGTAAATTTTCTAAACTATTGACAGCCAAACACCTTTCAACAGTAAAACCTTCAGCAAAATCTTTACCAACAAGCCTTCCTAAATCCTTCGCACGATAATCTAAACTTTCAAAGAAGTTTTTACTCGTAATTGGTGTAGCTGGTTCTTTTGAATTTGGGTCATAAAACTGAGTTTTATATGCCGAAACCGCTTCAACCTTTTTCTTTTCAAAACCTGTAATATCCACTACAAAGTCCGGCACGATGTTTTTCCACTGTATATAATGGTACACCACCTTTGGTCGCCAGGCTTCCTGACGCTCTCCGTCGATCGAGGTTTCGATTTTTGCCAATCCAGACAAGAAGCAGGCATCCGAAACTAATTTACTGCCTTTCCCGTGATCAATATGGCGGTCGTCAATTGCATTACACAATACAATCTCTGGTTTGTACTTTCGAATCATTTTAATGACCTCCAGCTGGTGTTTTTCATCATTCGTAAAAAAGCCATCACGCATGCCCAGATTTTCACGAACCAAAACTCCTAATATCTTTGCTGCCTCTTTCGCTTCTTCATCTCTGATTTCCGCCGTACCACGCGTTCCTAACTCTCCACGTGTCAAATCGACAATACCCACTTTTTTACCCAGTGATACTTCTTTTAAAATTGTTCCCGCGCAACCCAATTCTACATCATCAGGATGTGCACCAAATGCTAATATGTCTAGTTTCATAATTTTTAATATCTGTTTCAAAAATCAATTTCAATTACAATACTGAAAATCAAAATTGATGTTTTGTCTATTCTCTTTACTCTATTCTCTTTTTTTTTGTTTCAAGTTTCAAGTTTCAGGTTTGAAGTTTCAGGTTTCAGGTTTCAAGTTTCAAGTTTAGTCGCAGTCGCAGTATATAGTCTCAGTAACTGAAAACTGCGACTGCGACTGAAAACTCATAACTCATAACTCATAACTCATAACTCTCAACACTCTTTTCATTGTCATCGACTTGTTCACGCTTTCCTCCCACTCCTTTTCCGGAACGCTTTCCCTTGTAATACCACACCCCATGTAAAGAATCACCTTATTCTCCTGAATTTGCATGCTGCGTAAATTTACGTAGAAATCAGAACTGATCTCATCATGAGCAAAACTGCTGTTTAACTCCCCGAGAAATCCCGTATAAAAAGTCCTGTCGTAATTTTCATTTTCAATAATAAATGCCTTTGCCTTTTTCTTTGGCAGACCGCAAACTGCGGGTGTCGGATGCAATGTATCGATTACTTCCTCAAGCGTCGAATTCTCATTCAATACTCCCGAAATATCTGTTTTGATATGCCAGATCGATCCCGCTTTTACACTGTAAGGTTCAGATACATCCACAGAAGAAGCTACTTCACGTAATCTTTTTACAATAAAGTCAGTTACATATTGCTGCTCGTCTTTCTCCTTTTGCTGCCATAAGATATCCGTTTCCAGGGTTGCTTTTTGTGTTCCGGCCAAAGCCACTGTTTCAAAAACATTTCCGTTGGCTTTCAGCAGTCGTTCCGGTGTGGCTCCCATCCAGAAACCTATTTTTGGATGAAAAAAAACATATGAGAAAGTCGTGGGATACAATTGAATCAAGTGCTGAAAAGTAGACACAAAATCGAACTCGCTTAAAGTTACTTCTTCGCTTCTGGATAATACTACCTTTTTGAATTCGTCATTTTGAATCGCCTGAATTCCTTTTGAAACCAATGCTTCGTAGTGTAATCTGGCCTCGTTATCAATAACTGAATCTTCCATTTCAGCAGTCTCAAAAGCAATTTCCAGCTGTTCTGCTGTTAAAATTTCAGATTCATTCTCCGGAATCAATATCAGTTGTTTTTCATCAAAAGAAGCAAAAACAAAACCTTTTTCCTTGTAATCGGAGATTTTATGCAACGTATCATTTTGCTGCAAAAGCGCAAAAATAGTGGTAGAATTCGGTTTAGAGTACATTACAAAAGGCAAACACTTTTCGTACTGTACTATAATTTTAGAAAAAAAATCATTCATACTTCCTATACTGTTTTCTTTTTTTCCAAAACCATATTGGTCAGTTTGCAAAGCGAAATCAGATTTCCTTCTTCATCCGTAATCTTGATTTCCCACAAGTGAATACTTCTTCCTTTGTGAATGATTCTTGCGGTTCCAAAAACCCAGCCTTCCCGAATACTTTTCAAATGATTTGCTGAAATCTCGATTCCACGTACTTCCTGTTCTTTCATATCAATAAAAAAGAAAGACGCTGCACTACCAACACTTTCAGCCAGAGCTACTGAAGCTCCACCGTGTAACAAGCCCATTGGCTGATGAACAGAAGGATTTACAGGCATTTTTGCAGTTAAAAAATCAGGCCCTGCATCGATATATTCTATTTTTAGCGTTTCCATCAATGTGTTTTTTGAGAACTCATTACAGCGCGCTAAAATCTGCTCTTTTGTATAATTCATTAAAATAGTCTTTAAAAACGTAAAATTAAAGAAAAGATGAGATACAAATTTGAAAATCCCATTCTAAAATTAAAAATCCACTTCAAACGTGTAAGTTTTTTGTTATTTTTACAAAAACATTAATTGTTAATCTGTTGCAGAGATTTTTTTTGATGCCACAGATTACACAGATTTTCACAGATTAGAATATCTCTTCAAAGAGTAAAAAACTTTTTAGTCTTTATTAATCCGTGGCAAAAAAACTCATTCAAATGCGTCAATACTTTGTACTCTTCATTTTCGGAATAATTCTAGCTTTTAGTTCTTGCCGAACTGATTTTGATACCGTTGCCAGTTCCGGAGATTTAAAGTTTTCTAAAGACACTGTTTATTTGGACACTGTTTTCAAGAATATTGGCTCTGCTACCTATCAACTTAAAGTATACAACCGAAGTAAAAACGACATCTCCATTCCTATTATTCAGCTCAAAAACGGCTTAAATTCAAAATACAGAATGACGGTCGACGGTATGAGCGGAAACAATGGTAAAATTTTCAAAGACGTCACACTTTTATCTAAAGACAGTTTGTACATTTTTGTAGAAACCACCGCAGATATTACAGATGCAAACCCAACCGATTTTTTATATACTGATCAGATTCAGTTTGACAGCGGCGCTAATCTTCAACAAGTCGCTTTGGTCACACTCATTCAGGATGCTGTTTTTCTTTATCCACAACAAAATCCTGACGGAACCAAAGAGAAAATTAAAATTGAAGGCAAAGAGGTAGATGGTTTTTACCTGAATGACAACGATCCTGTCAACGGAAATGAATTGCTTTTCACCAAACAAAAACCTTATGTTATTTATGGATTTGCCGGTGTTCCTAAAAACAAAACGGTGACTTTTGAAGCGGGTGCACGCGTATACTTTCATGCTAATTCAGGTCTTTTTGTCGACGATAAAGCTTCTTTACAAATTAAAGGAACCACTTCTTCAACTCCAAAATTAGAAAATGAAGTTGTTTTTGAAGGCGATCGACTAGAATCACTTTACGATAATATTCCCGGACAGTGGAACTCTGTCATTTTTGCTAACGGAAGTACCAATCACTCTATCCATCATCTTACCCTGAAAAATGCGGTCATTGGTTTAAATTTCAAGAATCCGGATCCTGCTTCGACCATTGAAATCAAAAACACCCAGATTTACAACACTGTCGAATATGGAATACTGGCACAAAATGCCCGTATAAATGGAGAAAACATTGTTATCAATTATGCCGGTCTTGCGAGTTTATCTTGTGTATACGGAGGAGATTACAAATTCACACATTGCACCTTCAACAACAGTTGGTCCAATAATTCTCAATTTGCAGTTAGTTTAAGCAACAGCCTGGCCAATGCTGTTCCGGAAACAAATCCGCTGACACAGGCGACTTTTAACAACTGTATCATTTACGGATCGGGAGCCAACGAGTTCAATTTAAACAAAAAAACCACTGCCGCCTTTGTGTACCAACTCAATAATTGTTTGCTAAAATTCAGCAGTTCTTCCAACAATCCGGATTATCAGTTCAAAACAGATCCTGCACACTACAACCAGATCATTCTGAACGAAAACCCCAAGTTCTTTAATGTTGCTAAAAACCTGTTCAACATTGACAATACTTCTTCCGCTTTCGCGAAAGGAAACCAGGCTTATAACATTCCTTTAGATATTATTGGAAAAACCAGAACTTCTCCACCGGATTTAGGAGCTTATCAGAGTACCGCTTTTCCTAAGTAATTTTATATCATTTCAACCGAAGAGAGACTCGAGCGACAGTAAACAAGCGAAGCAAATCAAACGTGGGATTCGACAAAGATTGGCGACAATTGGGTTGGACTTGCCAGTGTGATTTCTCGTTCCTCGAAATGACAAACTGCATTCAATTCATGGAAAAAACTCCGCACCTTAAGTCTTTTCTTTCCCCAAAAAACACCCGTAAGAAAATATATCCAAAATTAAACATCACTTAACTTATATAATTCATAAAAATAGTAGATTTGCTAAAACTGATTTTCAACATTCTAAAATTCAGTATTTTAAAAACAAAAAACAACCAAATCTTAAAGACTATTAATTATGAAAAAAAACTACTTTTTACTGTTATTGATGTTTGCCGCAACGGCATTTGCGCAAATTCCCACCGGCTATTACAACACCGCAACAGGAACAGGTTACACATTGAAAACACAATTGTACAACATTATTAAAGGTCATACCGATAACGGATATGCGGGATTGTACACCACTTATCAAACCTCAGATGTCGATAATTTTTTTGAAAACGACGGAACTGTTTTAGACATGTATTCCGAAAACCCATCCGGAACGGATCCTTACAATTATACCACAGGATCAACACAGCGTTGTGGGAACTACGTTTCAGAAGGCGATTGCTACAACAGAGAGCATATTATTCCGCAATCGGTTTTTAACGAACAATCTCCAATGGTATCCGATGCGCATTTTATCACTCCGACAGATGGAAAAGTAAACGGAATACGATCCAACTATCCTCACGGGAATGTTAGTTCTGCTACGTACACTTCTCAAAATGGAGGTAAATTAGGCTCCAGTTCGGTATCCGGATACTCAGGAACCGTTTTCGAACCTATAAACGAATTCAAAGGCGATATTGCCCGAATGTATTTTTATTTTGCCACTCGTTATGAAAATAACGTTGCAGGTTACTCTTTCCCTATGTTTGACGGATCAGGCAATAAAGTTTTTACTACGGCATTCTTAAATCTTCTAATAACCTGGCACACACAAGATCCTGTAAGCGCCAGAGAAATTGCCCGAAACAATGCCATCTATGCCCGTCAGAACAATAGAAACCCTTATATCGATCATCCGGAATATGTCAATCAAATTTGGGGAGGAACACCTTCTTCAGACACACAGGCTCCAACTGCACCAACAAACTTAGCTTCGACTTCAAAAACAGCAACTTCCATTACACTATCCTGGACTGCTTCTACCGATAATGTAGGCGTTACAGGTTACGATATTTATGCAAACAGCGCTTTAAAAACCACTGTTTCCGGTGTAACTGCAACTATAACAGGTTTAACCGCTACAACAGCTTATTCTATTTATGTAAAAGCAAAAGATGCCGCAGGAAATGTTTCCGCTTCAAGCAATACCATTTCAGTTACAACCGACAGTGGCGGAACCGGAACTACAACGGATCTCCTTTTCTCTGAATACGTTGAAGGGTCCGGAAACAATAAAGCAGTTGAAATTGCTAATAACACTGGAAGTTCTGTGAGCTTAGCTTCGTATACGATAAAAAAACAAACAAACGGCTCAGGTTCCTGGAGTACCGGTTTGGCTTTAAGCGGAACCTTAGCTACGGGAAGTAAATTTGTCATTGTAAACAGCTCCATATCTTCAAGCTGCTATTCAACCAGTGCGGCTAATATTTCGACAACAGCAACTGAAATGGCCTTTAACGGAAATGATCCTATTGGTTTATTCAAAAATGGCATTTTAATCGACATCATCGGAACTTTCAATGGTGGAACTGCTAATTTCGGAGCCGACGTAACTTTAAGAAGAAAATCAACCGTAACTTCACCAAGTACTACTTTTAATCTGAGCGCACAATGGGATTCATTTTCACAAGATACCTGTGCTAATTTAGGCAGCAAAAAAGTACAGCCTACTGCAGCAGAAGGAGAAGAAAACCTTGCGGATTATAACGGAATCATCGTTTATCCAAATCCTTCTGACGGGAATTTTAATATAAATTTAAACGAATCTGGCTCTTCTTATGCTGTAGAAATTGTTTCCTTTTCAGGACAAAAAGTTTTTGAAAAACAGAACGCGACAGAAAACAGCATTTCAGTAAGTCATTTACCAAGTGGTATTTATATTTTAAAAATTGTTAAAGATTCGAAAACTATCATCAGGAAAATAATCATTAACTAAAA
It includes:
- a CDS encoding PAS domain S-box protein, with the translated sequence MVANYSLFNSLIPGVAILGNALKSIITKWYVINSDIIFYNNPKLIMLGLSMIAFLTLLVYQFFRIKSRIGYFIERKPETETVNREYHLYILFFGIALIVIEIINEIFKIRPKSLLFVNVSIGFAMLLFYFIIGKIEFLRERVQSIFILSFFVYLFYVGYNIVHRTNDIIPIIAFLIFFYFSYSILKPIKLYWFFVGLVFTFLITTVVYQLIPVKSSIILINYCVLIFILNQVKYVVLLNNSDNFRFTNEIVHKGNSLTIATNEKNEVLFCSETITSILGYLPDEVMGAKFWKLTNETDYPENLSNISHEEDKLYIRKLKSKNGEYKYIQWKDKRFSQCLIISIGQDVTEQITVRDQYKNLIQTATDIIFEIDSDGYFTFINDFGFSILGYAENEIIAQHYSNFIHENYQRNAVDFYENLEMNENNFPTIEIPILKKNGKKLWISQKIIVRKNDLGQTIGFAGIARDITEIRNIENDKRKRLKKIESYNNSINKLSTTDFSQYNNLNTVIDYIIKEAAIVTKTNRVSFWKCHKDLISCKNLFSIDKQHLNDKNILDKQSYPIYFETLKNKAIINAPDVFNKLETSEFQKLYFTKNHIKSMLDVPIFLNGQLVGVVCFESTEEKRNWDNEDINYARTISDVISLAISSQMRLEAEKKLEFKSQLLSALSLCTEKFLMSKSTQEMFQETYNLIGKAAKVDHMYYYEKDFTTNTVSQKYKWSRQGIEHQITKLQRLTKDQLQEIYEAAQNKKIVNTLTRKLDDTFFKQLLIANEIKSILILPLYINDIFTGFIGFDDCTKERKWSEEEIYIFQVLANNISSALERNRNETKILESEEKFKLIANNIPGTVYLSKFDAFSTKIFLNDEILNLTGYSKSEFIENNLSFLSLIHPDDKDEVVNNQIDNLQSGMPLHNVYRIRRKTGEFIWVEEFGDVIKKGDEIEFVGGIYFDITNKKESEDAIKAKQLAEAANKSKSDFLANMSHEIRTPLNGIIGFTHLLMNTGLEEIQEKYMTTINQSAHSLLDIINDILDFSKIEAGKLELFIDLYDIKKVLGQVFDLIVYESNQKNLQLELNVAPDVPKYIWTDIVRIKQILINLLSNAVKFTNEGSIKLNVSVLEKSNNNDCIIRFSVVDTGIGILEKNQKKIFKAFSQEDSSTTRKFGGTGLGLTISNQLLALMESRLQLESKIDVGSNFYFDLNLKTSNQSISEKYNTELQTIGLELNSDDPVSNQKNITFLIVEDNKVNMLLLKTIIKNLYSGAYIHECENGYEAVSQFENINPDLVFMDIQMPIMNGYETTRAIRNTITGKDIPIIAVTAGAEKEERNKCLSAGMNDYISKPIMKGSVEEALVKWLK
- the ypfJ gene encoding KPN_02809 family neutral zinc metallopeptidase: MKWKGTRESDNVEDRRSISGGKVAIGGGVIGIIILLLNVFGGETGQTVGNVLEQMQGGQQTTETAAPLSKEDEEMGHFVRSVLAKTEDTWEKKFAAEGLTYKKPKLVLFKGSEQTACGGASSASGPFYCPGDQKVYMDLGFFEELKTKFGAQGGDFAIAYVIAHEIGHHIQTLLGTSAKMRQAQEGKSEAEANKLSVALELQADFYAGVWAHDNQQYIEAGDIEEALSAANAVGDDAIQSKMQGQVVPDSFTHGTSAQRMFWFKKGFQTGDIKQGNTFDEIR
- the bshB1 gene encoding bacillithiol biosynthesis deacetylase BshB1, which gives rise to MKLDILAFGAHPDDVELGCAGTILKEVSLGKKVGIVDLTRGELGTRGTAEIRDEEAKEAAKILGVLVRENLGMRDGFFTNDEKHQLEVIKMIRKYKPEIVLCNAIDDRHIDHGKGSKLVSDACFLSGLAKIETSIDGERQEAWRPKVVYHYIQWKNIVPDFVVDITGFEKKKVEAVSAYKTQFYDPNSKEPATPITSKNFFESLDYRAKDLGRLVGKDFAEGFTVERCLAVNSLENLL
- a CDS encoding chorismate-binding protein, with product MNDFFSKIIVQYEKCLPFVMYSKPNSTTIFALLQQNDTLHKISDYKEKGFVFASFDEKQLILIPENESEILTAEQLEIAFETAEMEDSVIDNEARLHYEALVSKGIQAIQNDEFKKVVLSRSEEVTLSEFDFVSTFQHLIQLYPTTFSYVFFHPKIGFWMGATPERLLKANGNVFETVALAGTQKATLETDILWQQKEKDEQQYVTDFIVKRLREVASSVDVSEPYSVKAGSIWHIKTDISGVLNENSTLEEVIDTLHPTPAVCGLPKKKAKAFIIENENYDRTFYTGFLGELNSSFAHDEISSDFYVNLRSMQIQENKVILYMGCGITRESVPEKEWEESVNKSMTMKRVLRVMSYEL
- a CDS encoding PaaI family thioesterase → MNYTKEQILARCNEFSKNTLMETLKIEYIDAGPDFLTAKMPVNPSVHQPMGLLHGGASVALAESVGSAASFFFIDMKEQEVRGIEISANHLKSIREGWVFGTARIIHKGRSIHLWEIKITDEEGNLISLCKLTNMVLEKKKTV
- a CDS encoding endonuclease, producing MKKNYFLLLLMFAATAFAQIPTGYYNTATGTGYTLKTQLYNIIKGHTDNGYAGLYTTYQTSDVDNFFENDGTVLDMYSENPSGTDPYNYTTGSTQRCGNYVSEGDCYNREHIIPQSVFNEQSPMVSDAHFITPTDGKVNGIRSNYPHGNVSSATYTSQNGGKLGSSSVSGYSGTVFEPINEFKGDIARMYFYFATRYENNVAGYSFPMFDGSGNKVFTTAFLNLLITWHTQDPVSAREIARNNAIYARQNNRNPYIDHPEYVNQIWGGTPSSDTQAPTAPTNLASTSKTATSITLSWTASTDNVGVTGYDIYANSALKTTVSGVTATITGLTATTAYSIYVKAKDAAGNVSASSNTISVTTDSGGTGTTTDLLFSEYVEGSGNNKAVEIANNTGSSVSLASYTIKKQTNGSGSWSTGLALSGTLATGSKFVIVNSSISSSCYSTSAANISTTATEMAFNGNDPIGLFKNGILIDIIGTFNGGTANFGADVTLRRKSTVTSPSTTFNLSAQWDSFSQDTCANLGSKKVQPTAAEGEENLADYNGIIVYPNPSDGNFNINLNESGSSYAVEIVSFSGQKVFEKQNATENSISVSHLPSGIYILKIVKDSKTIIRKIIIN